cgaatttaagagctaagtaggacttagtagctatatactaattacgagACCTCTATAaaggttatatttaaaagtaagtaaggtaagtaaaCTTTATTGCTAGATtcgtatagttatataataatagaacatGAAAGATagtttcttatataattataagaagaacgtatagaaaaatatataatatatatttagttagtattatatttaaggaatattttatataataagcgtacTACGGATAACTCTAGTTTAAAGTGCGTCGTAAATCGCTTtacgcttagttataaaaagcgttacgcccgtaatattaaaatatactacttaattatttttaggtTTATAACGGGGGCTTAGTTAGCCtcttatagctataatatacgagataacgataattataatagttaagtactataattaatatagagtTTCGAAGTTAGAGGGCGCAgttctaataatattatattacgagcagatctatttactatttatattataataccctaaatCGTTAGTAAATCTAAAAGACGATGCGCAAACTCAATAACTACTTATCTAAGggtataatactaagaaaaCAGGTGGCTTTTACTAAGAAGCCGAATACTAGCACATAGATACTAGCACACAGATATTAGCacataaatactaatatatagaTACTAATACACagatactaatatataaatactagcACATAGATACTAGTATATAGATACTAGTATATAGATACTAATACACAGATACTAGTATACAAAtactagtatataaatactagtatataaatactagtatataaatactaatatatagatattagtatatagatACTAGCACACAGATGCTAGCACATAGAtactagtatataaatactaatatataaatactagcacatagatactaataaatagagaGCATATTAAGTAAGCGCTACTAGCGTCTATATAGGCTCCTCTAGTTATATAgacgctagtatatttatactagtatatctatagctagtatataggtactagtatatattagctagttctattttaataagctagctcCGCGCTACTCGGTCTATTCTAATTCCGCTCGTCCCGtactagctaattaatatagtttttactacgacttaaaatataactcgggtcgatatatatatatagcacATACCCCccctaatttatttactttttttattttagagTAGTAAGGTAGAacatagtaaatacttactatatttaataaatatcctTAGAGACGTAAGGTAAAAAGAATTCTATAGAGCAAGCTAGGGggaataattaagtatatttctagcttttaagcgtatatttagtttagttataattagacttagTTAAGGTAAACGCCCGTaacgagctattaataactatataagttcTTCCTCTTACTAATACGTAGAGGTATATAGATAGTATAAAGTATCGgaaatactatatacttcgtagggtaaattaaaagaattaatatttattctaaaaataaagtaagaTATacataatactatataactataggcCAAAACTAGTATATTAGAACTAGCGTACTAAAACCTACGTACTAAAACTAGCGTATTAGAACTAGcgtattaaaactagtatattaaaacctacgtactaaaactagtatatttaaaccCGCGTACTAGAACTAGCGTACTAAAACCCGcgtattaaaactagtatactaaaactaatatactaaaactaatatattgaaactagtatactaaaactaacgtattaaaactagcgtattaaaactagcgtactaaaactaatatactaaaactaGCGTACTAAAACTAgcgtattaaaactaatatactaaaactagcgtaaaatataaatagtcgTCTTAATCCGttcgtaatattatagcataaaaaactattttaaaattaattcttattaatacgagtcTATTCTCTATTTTACTCCCCTTAACTACGATATattccgtaattaataagcactaTCTTTCCCGCTCGCCTTATTGCGTTATAAACTAcgtctattagtaataacgTAGCTAAACTATGCATTTAAAcagcttagtactatatatatactataactaggattatcccctaagttatattataaaaatatattaaaacctagcggtatttttaaaaaagtaaggcTCGTAACTAGactacgtacttagtattacttctacggttatttactaagttataagttaaggtatatatatataataatcggctttattataagttttagaAAGTTaggtttaattatactttactagctatagttataactaataaataatattatatataatataactagcttaaaTAGCGTAACTAGAGaccgttagtaatatattaatgtTTAGGGTCggatagtttagtaataaaagtacttaattttaagagaagtaattaaactagtaAGGTACTAATCGGGtctcgtttatatttaaatccttattaataagtattataaacgttaacttaaagtattatatcctttttataagtagttacttaaggtcttattatagcgagtttattaaaagcgcgGAGgggataatattattaatacctacgTAAATTAAGGTACTTACGTTATGCactagctctataaaaagttaggccctatagtaagCAAAAGACGGCTCGGCGACctcgtaataaaaataactctatagtttatatataatatagtcgtatagtatagtatatatagcccGGCGTATCGGTTAGGgcctttagtaataacttagctataggggaattgttttaataagtctaattttataatatttatagtcCTTTTAGCTCCGAAATaggtttactaattataaagctagactaTACGAACCTAAAACGTCCggaatagtaattataaataaaactaaatattttaatatataaaaataaaggctaaaccccgtttactaactatagaGTTCTATTCtactctttacttattaattactactattattattaaaagcctatttaatacttttttatagcgctataaattactatttatactaagctttacttaattactttcgttaactaattcttattatttagtaacgtccagaataagtattagtagcgtaaatagtagtttataaataagtacttttagaattaatattaggggcgggttttagctatttaaaatattataatatttaacttagttaaggATAGGATCTATAGCTAGCCCCGGACTCTAAGAGCTACTTACGTTAACTaaccttatattttataaatagtcttaatatttaaaaagcctaatattaatataataggccttcttaaacctttagtaatagccgtagtagcttatttataaataaattatagggttaagatagtattagtacgagttaaggtactttattaaaagctacttaaggtatttatatttaactttaataattattattacttattattaagtataataaacagTATATAGTAAGATTAAGTCTAGGTCTAGCTCGTATAAGGTCGAGCTTAGAAAAATAGagtcgtttataaaaaagaagtaatatactcattataataatattaatataatcccttattaatatttagcctATACTACGTACTAAACTAGTTAAGGACTAAAATAATCTAAGTAAacacttttaaatataatccgtttctaatataaaattaaaaaacgtaattaaagctattagaAGTCTAtatttcgtattataactagcctttaattattctaattataataatataaagagaggtaatactttttattataagcctaccttattataaattacaaTATACGCCCCGcttaaaatagctaatacGGATCTATAATTcgctataatagcttataaatagagcCTAGCGGtacgtttatataaatttaataagaatattccTAAGAGTCTAGtgctttattagctattatatacctaagtatCCACGTTCCGGGTTTGGAATAGCGGTTAAAGTTTAcgttactaaattataatcccttttatagactttattatatatcttagaTCTAGGATCCTAGGCTTAGCCGGGTCACTAGTATATGAGCTGGCTGCATGGCTAGATAAGACTCTGCTCCCGGATATCAAACAAATAAGGCTAACCTACTGAAAGCCGAATACCTAAGGATCAAGCGCGACACCCACTTCGCTCTCTGTATTGTCTACTGTACAGCTTTGAATGTTATGAGGCTATTTGCAAAGCTGTGGCTGGCCTCCTACGGCAAATTAGCCTCGTAGTGGTTACTACGGGTATGCCACAAGACAAGCCTACTGGCATAAGCAACGAAGCCTGTTGCTCTCGAAAATTACATCATTAGCCTTTGGCTTTGCTTCATCTAACCCGCAACAGAGGAATGAGCCGATCTCGGGAGACAGTTTGCCATGGTCTGCCCTGAGGATGAATCACCATGGAATACTCGCTTATCAATCCTGACTCAGTCCGTCAACCATGGGTCTTGCAGAAGTTGCTCTGCCGTAGGCCGAGTGTCCGGGTCCCATGTCAGGGCCCTTCGAATGAATTGCAAGAACTTGAGATTGTTCTCAAGTTTGCTGCCCACTGCTTCAAGGGGTTTCCCTCTCGGTATAGGCACTAAGTTTCTCCAATTTCTTGGGAGACAATGGTCAGACTTCCCGTGAACAGGCTAATGGAAAGGATTCTGCTAAACGAACCTTGCGCATCCCAGTACTCGAGCGCTCGGTTGCGATGCTGGTTGAGGAGCTCTAGAGGCGGTGGACCCAGTACCGCGATGAGCTTAGCGAAGTGAGCTCCGTCCGAGGAACTGCCATCTACTTTGCGGGCGCTGAACAACGTCTTTCCTGCAAAGAGATCTCACGCCTGGGACAGAGAAGGAGTGGTTATAAGGAATCCGTAAGTGGAACTGTGATTTGGTCTGAACACATACTGCAAATTCTACGCTCCAGATATCGACGGGATAGCCCCGTTGGATGTGCAAGACCGTCTCTGAGGCCCGGTACATGATTGGCATGATGTTGCAGGATCCAAGCTGTCCCAAACCGAACAGCTCGGGTATTGAAGAGCTGTGAGTTATATTTCCCGCTAACTATCGTACACTGCAACCACGGGCCCCTCATTGTACAATGTAGACAATACGCGCTTGCCGACAGTCCATTGCTTCCTTTTGCGATTTGCTTGTACGACGTTCCCTGCACACAATTGCTAAAGCCTGTCACACTGTATGGGAGTTGGCCATCCGCAAAACAAACTCGTATACGCCAAGAGTTATTATAGCAGACGGAATTGAGCGCACGAGGTGTGGTGTGAGACCACCATATAACCCTCGCCAACCTTCATGCTTCCAAATCAGACCAAAGCATTGGCCAAGACCAGTATATGTTGGGGTGCCGTTCGATGTTGGCGCCTGACGTAGACGCGTTCGAATTACCTACAGAACGAATTACTATGTGAAACCAATGGTGATTAAGGCTTCTGTACCTCATGGGGGTATGTGACCAGAACTGCAGCAAATTTAGCGCAGCCAGCAGCACCACTGGTACTGACCCATTTTCCGAATTCTTCCCAAGCTGGATGCACATTGTGCCCTGACCGATGACTGAGAAATGGAGCCTGAAAAGCCACCTTAAGCTTTTCGTAGAGAACAAGATGCAGAACCGTCTCTACTGTGCCTAAGTAGCTCGCGCTTAATCCGCGGTACAACCCGGGAATTCCCTCTGTCCGCAGCACTTTTTGCACACAGTCGAAACTTCCCTTGTATTGTCGCATCGTAGCGCCGCTAATGGCACGTGATCTGTCGAGTTGGAGCCTGGTCTTCACGAGCCACACGGGATTCGTCGCCGTTGCGGTTGCGATGCTGGCGGCAACGGCGGCATACGCATGTATGATAGGATCGCCCTCCTTCTGGTTCAGGTATCTAGCTACGAAGAGCTTAGTGTTTCCGTACACATAGAACTTTATGGCAGTTGCAGGAACCACGCCGGCCAGACTGGGCCCGAGGCCGCGAAACAGTCCACGCCATCCCTCGTTATTCTTGATCGTGCGCAGTATTTCAAACGTTTCGAAAACGTGGCCAAGGGCGGTGCGGTAAAAGCGAGAGCGTGAGGGTTGACCGGTGACAGTCGGTTGCGACGAACGCAGGTAAAGGTCGGACTGAAGTCGCGTTCGTAGGACGTCGAGCGGAGAAGTGAGTATTGAGGTTGCAGCACCACCGGTCCTAGGAACAGTCAGCTTCATGCAGGTAATGAGTTGTAAACTATCTCACGCGCCAGCCGCCAAGTGCACCAAGGGTTGACTTCGCCGCTTTTGTTCTGTGCTGACGTCAAGTGAGGGTTGCGATGAAGCTATCATTGTGAAGGTAATACTACTAATTTGTCACTTCCGAGGAAAATGTTTAAGCAAACCCTCGAGTAACGGACGGGTCGGCTCGGTAATATA
The DNA window shown above is from Colletotrichum lupini chromosome 7, complete sequence and carries:
- a CDS encoding protein kinase domain-containing protein; the encoded protein is MPIMYRASETVLHIQRGYPVDIWSVEFAVYLFAGKTLFSARKVDGSSSDGAHFAKLIAVLGPPPLELLNQHRNRALEYWDAQGSNWRNLVPIPRGKPLEAVGSKLENNLKFLQFIRRALTWDPDTRPTAEQLLQDPWLTD